One segment of Asaia bogorensis NBRC 16594 DNA contains the following:
- a CDS encoding MerR family transcriptional regulator, translating to MRDRSIGEMAAQSGLSVRSLRHLEEKGLIAPRRTEAGRRVYGAREVNLITKILLLRQTGYRLSEISAVMIAPSLDARSLIETQILHLGAKQREIETMLRRLRHMSDLLRTRETPDADRLCSLIKEAQTIMTQQDLRTVAKQYFTEEEWNRWQALGARLFPGETRTAYEQNWAALITRVEDAIRQGVAPGSPQALSLLNEWMTLQQPMVDALGKDHWNKAAKMYADMESWQTDTAKAPFSAEVYRFMTETGRLSRTGEKQVSQGQP from the coding sequence ATGCGTGATCGATCAATTGGCGAAATGGCTGCCCAAAGCGGGCTGTCGGTACGCAGCTTGCGCCACCTTGAGGAAAAAGGGTTGATCGCCCCACGCCGAACCGAGGCAGGTCGTCGTGTCTACGGCGCGCGGGAAGTGAACCTGATCACCAAGATCCTCCTGCTTCGGCAGACAGGGTACCGGCTATCGGAAATCTCCGCGGTCATGATTGCCCCCTCTCTGGACGCCCGGAGCCTGATCGAAACACAGATCCTGCATCTTGGCGCGAAGCAAAGAGAGATCGAGACCATGCTGCGCCGTCTGCGGCATATGTCCGATCTGCTCAGAACACGCGAAACACCTGATGCTGACCGGCTCTGTTCCCTTATCAAGGAGGCACAGACCATCATGACACAACAGGATCTCAGAACCGTCGCAAAGCAGTATTTCACTGAGGAAGAATGGAATCGCTGGCAGGCGCTCGGGGCCAGACTTTTTCCGGGAGAGACGCGCACCGCCTATGAGCAGAACTGGGCGGCGCTGATCACCCGTGTTGAAGACGCCATCAGACAGGGCGTTGCTCCGGGGTCGCCGCAAGCCTTGTCACTGCTTAATGAGTGGATGACGCTGCAACAGCCGATGGTTGATGCGTTGGGCAAAGACCACTGGAACAAGGCGGCAAAGATGTATGCCGATATGGAAAGCTGGCAGACAGACACAGCCAAGGCACCGTTCAGTGCCGAGGTCTATCGTTTCATGACGGAGACCGGTCGGCTCTCACGCACGGGGGAGAAGCAGGTCTCGCAGGGCCAGCCCTGA
- a CDS encoding DegT/DnrJ/EryC1/StrS family aminotransferase, producing the protein MSDKAPISFLDLPRQQARLGAPLKQRIDTVLEHCKFVMGPEVEELEKRLCAYSGATHAVSVSSGTDALLMVLMAEEIGPGDAVFLPAFTYTATAEVVLLLGATPVFVDVDPASFQIDCDNLRARIASIRAQEELEPRVIIGVDLFGQPAPWANLRDVAAQEDLLLVADCAQAFGASLNGHKLGREAMATTLSFFPSKPLGAYGDGGAILTDDAERAALYRSLRTHGEGRTRYEVLRIGLNGRLDTLQAAILLAKLDRFEEELGRREAIAQAYDAALSGIVQTPARVENSASAWAIYSILLPDAATRDALQAHLGRHGVPSVVYYPRPLHEQPAYAEHHDETVSLPVSETLGSRILALPLHPELTDEEVSRVIGAVSSYFAAPGAGGEAGSADARQERGA; encoded by the coding sequence ATGAGCGACAAAGCCCCCATCTCCTTTCTTGACCTGCCCAGACAACAGGCGCGCCTCGGCGCGCCGCTGAAGCAGCGGATCGACACAGTTCTCGAGCACTGCAAATTCGTGATGGGGCCTGAGGTTGAGGAGCTCGAAAAACGGCTCTGCGCCTATAGCGGTGCGACGCATGCGGTGAGCGTCTCGTCCGGTACCGATGCACTACTTATGGTGCTCATGGCCGAGGAGATTGGTCCAGGCGACGCCGTGTTCCTGCCGGCCTTCACTTATACCGCTACCGCAGAAGTAGTGCTGCTGCTTGGCGCCACCCCGGTTTTCGTGGATGTGGATCCGGCAAGTTTCCAGATCGACTGCGATAATCTGCGCGCCCGCATAGCGTCGATACGCGCGCAGGAAGAGCTTGAGCCTCGCGTAATCATTGGCGTTGATCTGTTCGGTCAGCCTGCGCCCTGGGCAAACCTGCGCGATGTTGCCGCGCAGGAGGATCTGTTGCTTGTCGCTGACTGCGCCCAGGCCTTTGGCGCCTCTTTGAACGGTCACAAGCTGGGCCGCGAGGCGATGGCGACAACCCTGTCCTTCTTCCCGTCCAAGCCGCTGGGGGCCTACGGCGATGGGGGTGCCATCCTCACTGACGATGCCGAGCGTGCGGCGCTGTACCGTTCGCTGCGCACCCACGGCGAGGGGCGCACGCGCTACGAGGTTCTGCGTATCGGCCTCAATGGACGTCTCGATACGCTTCAGGCGGCTATTCTTCTGGCGAAGCTCGACCGGTTTGAAGAGGAACTGGGCCGCCGCGAAGCCATTGCGCAGGCGTATGACGCGGCGCTTTCCGGTATTGTGCAGACACCTGCACGGGTGGAGAACAGTGCAAGCGCCTGGGCCATTTACTCCATCCTGCTGCCGGACGCCGCCACGCGGGATGCCTTGCAGGCACATCTTGGCCGCCACGGGGTCCCGAGCGTTGTGTACTATCCGCGCCCACTGCATGAGCAGCCAGCTTATGCTGAGCATCATGACGAGACGGTATCGCTGCCAGTTTCGGAAACGCTAGGCTCTCGTATTCTGGCCCTGCCGCTTCATCCTGAACTGACTGATGAAGAGGTCAGCCGAGTGATCGGCGCTGTCTCGTCCTATTTTGCTGCGCCCGGAGCCGGCGGCGAAGCGGGTTCAGCCGATGCTAGGCAGGAGCGCGGCGCGTGA
- a CDS encoding polysaccharide biosynthesis protein, producing MTRRHRSRGRIAVNVLADGLISGLAAPVARFLAAPHDGLLHPLWFIMGGAITLLVSGLPFRIPQQYWRFSGVADLRGIAAASIAGAALFSLMLWVSGFPLPSPTFPLIYALVLLVGLGGGRVATRLYGTVRQQAQGQKRRVLLAGSDLSADLFLRALERVSDAHYLVLGLVTRSPGQQGRRLHGVPILGVTEDLSSVLAEMEENDTLPDSVIVTDPEWRGSQLSVVLDAGQSYGIAVQRAPSLTRLTPAEEIQMRPIALEDLLNRPEVPLDREGMARLIQGQVVMVTGAGGTIGSELARQVAQFGPATLLLLDHGEYALWQIDLELSELFPHVQRQVIVANIRDAQRIDEVFARYRPALVFHAAALKHVPIVEANPCEGVLTNVIGTRIVADAAIRHGARAMVLISSDKAVNPSSIMGATKRCAEIYCQALMGEAEAKGSHFRCVTVRFGNVLGSTGSVVPLFRRQLEQGGPLTVTHPDMTRYFMTVPEAVGLVLQASVRGTASRREADETDQRLQRGGIFVLDMGEPVRILDLARQMVRLAGLRPDEDIAIRFTGLRPGEKLYEELFHGREAPVPTDAPGLKMATPRMIDLDAARTLLQQLEAASHADDIGQSLVIMQELVPEFAHNPLGEVRYSTPFIQKAESPEASENTNPVS from the coding sequence TTGACGCGGCGTCATCGATCGCGAGGGCGCATTGCCGTCAATGTACTGGCTGACGGTCTGATATCAGGACTCGCTGCTCCTGTAGCCCGTTTTCTGGCCGCCCCTCATGACGGATTGCTGCATCCACTCTGGTTCATCATGGGCGGTGCCATCACATTGCTCGTCAGTGGCCTGCCTTTTCGTATCCCGCAGCAGTACTGGCGTTTTTCAGGCGTAGCGGATCTGCGCGGTATAGCGGCTGCCTCGATCGCTGGCGCCGCCCTTTTCTCGCTTATGCTTTGGGTCTCTGGCTTTCCCCTGCCATCGCCGACCTTTCCCCTGATCTACGCGCTCGTTCTCCTTGTTGGTCTTGGAGGCGGTCGTGTTGCGACGCGCCTTTACGGGACGGTGCGACAGCAGGCGCAGGGGCAGAAGCGCCGTGTTCTGCTTGCGGGCTCGGATCTGAGCGCCGACCTGTTTCTTCGCGCGCTGGAGCGCGTATCCGACGCGCATTATCTGGTGCTGGGTCTGGTTACCCGGTCGCCAGGGCAGCAAGGGCGGCGGCTGCACGGCGTACCGATTCTCGGTGTGACCGAGGATCTTTCCTCCGTGCTGGCGGAAATGGAGGAAAACGACACCCTTCCTGACAGCGTGATCGTGACCGATCCCGAATGGCGCGGGTCGCAGCTCTCCGTCGTGCTCGATGCCGGGCAGAGCTACGGCATTGCGGTACAACGTGCCCCTTCGCTCACACGGCTGACCCCGGCGGAGGAAATCCAGATGCGTCCCATTGCACTGGAGGACCTGCTGAACCGGCCGGAAGTCCCGCTGGATCGTGAAGGCATGGCGCGATTGATCCAGGGGCAGGTGGTCATGGTCACCGGTGCGGGTGGGACAATCGGTTCAGAGCTGGCCCGTCAGGTTGCCCAGTTCGGCCCGGCCACGTTGCTCCTGCTGGATCATGGCGAATATGCGCTCTGGCAGATCGATTTGGAATTGTCAGAACTGTTCCCCCATGTGCAGCGTCAGGTCATCGTGGCCAATATCCGCGATGCCCAGCGTATCGACGAGGTGTTCGCCCGCTATCGTCCGGCGCTCGTGTTTCATGCTGCGGCGCTCAAGCATGTACCGATTGTCGAGGCCAACCCTTGCGAGGGCGTGCTGACAAACGTGATCGGGACGCGGATCGTGGCCGATGCCGCTATTCGCCACGGAGCGCGGGCGATGGTCCTTATTTCCAGCGACAAGGCCGTCAATCCGTCGAGCATCATGGGGGCAACGAAACGCTGTGCGGAGATCTACTGTCAGGCGCTGATGGGCGAGGCTGAGGCAAAGGGCTCGCATTTCCGCTGTGTGACCGTGCGTTTTGGCAATGTCCTTGGTTCCACGGGGTCGGTCGTGCCGCTCTTCCGACGCCAGCTGGAGCAGGGTGGACCGCTCACCGTCACGCATCCTGACATGACACGCTATTTCATGACCGTACCTGAGGCGGTGGGTCTCGTGCTCCAGGCCAGTGTGCGTGGCACAGCATCGCGGCGTGAGGCCGACGAGACGGACCAACGTCTGCAACGCGGCGGAATCTTTGTTCTCGATATGGGCGAGCCGGTTCGCATTCTTGATCTGGCGCGTCAGATGGTGCGTCTGGCGGGGCTGAGGCCTGATGAGGACATCGCCATACGGTTTACCGGACTGCGCCCGGGCGAGAAGCTCTATGAGGAGCTGTTTCACGGCCGCGAAGCGCCGGTTCCGACCGATGCGCCGGGTCTGAAAATGGCAACGCCGCGGATGATTGATCTCGACGCTGCCCGCACATTGCTTCAGCAGCTCGAGGCGGCCAGCCATGCCGATGATATCGGGCAATCTCTGGTGATCATGCAGGAACTCGTGCCCGAATTTGCCCATAACCCGCTGGGTGAGGTGCGGTATTCCACCCCGTTTATCCAGAAAGCTGAAAGCCCGGAGGCTTCGGAAAACACGAACCCTGTGTCATAG
- a CDS encoding glycosyltransferase family 4 protein → MMIPLILCCAATACISAALVVYMIRVGVMDMPGHRSSHTRPTPKGGGIGIITGFLLVFPLSQLWTQGDLPGPALLLPLLAVALLAFFSWLDDIHSYRASLKLGVQGIAALMTLAGVALTSLPGSGSSVIGDVISGRSALPYIPDYLAPGWVIVALAIGIGFLWLVFTTNALNFIDGLNGLASGVMAITALALTLLFSHAGRPGFTHAALLLAVALLVFLPFNFPKARIFMGDVGSQGAGLTLAWLGIEAACTTPCPLIVPFMLGGVLYDVAFTLIRRAIAGDPLAQAHRSHLYQLAARSGVSPTLVSLLHWAFALWGAAVAVTPLPIAAQLILVLAPQLIWTGFTLHRARAHDLGKW, encoded by the coding sequence ATGATGATACCCCTGATCCTCTGTTGTGCTGCCACGGCCTGTATCAGTGCTGCCCTTGTTGTTTACATGATCCGTGTCGGGGTCATGGATATGCCGGGCCATCGCAGTTCACATACGCGCCCTACCCCCAAAGGGGGTGGCATTGGCATCATCACGGGGTTCCTGCTCGTCTTTCCCCTGTCGCAACTCTGGACGCAGGGCGATCTGCCGGGCCCGGCGCTTCTTCTGCCTCTTCTCGCCGTGGCCTTGCTCGCTTTCTTTTCCTGGCTTGACGATATCCACTCCTATCGCGCCTCGCTCAAGCTGGGCGTTCAGGGCATCGCCGCCCTGATGACGCTGGCGGGCGTGGCGCTCACCTCACTCCCGGGTTCCGGCTCTAGTGTAATCGGCGACGTAATCTCGGGCAGAAGTGCTCTCCCTTACATTCCGGACTATCTCGCGCCAGGCTGGGTCATCGTGGCTCTTGCTATCGGCATCGGCTTCCTTTGGCTCGTTTTCACGACCAATGCCCTGAACTTCATTGATGGCCTGAATGGCCTTGCCTCCGGCGTAATGGCCATTACGGCTTTGGCGCTTACGCTCCTGTTCAGCCACGCGGGGAGACCCGGCTTTACCCATGCAGCGCTTCTTCTGGCTGTTGCACTCCTGGTGTTCCTGCCCTTCAATTTCCCCAAGGCGCGTATCTTCATGGGTGATGTCGGCAGTCAGGGTGCAGGACTGACTTTGGCATGGCTCGGTATCGAGGCCGCCTGCACAACACCCTGCCCCCTTATCGTACCCTTCATGCTGGGTGGGGTGCTCTATGACGTTGCCTTTACGCTGATCCGTCGTGCGATTGCAGGTGACCCGCTGGCACAGGCCCATCGAAGCCATCTTTACCAGCTCGCAGCGCGCAGCGGCGTTTCACCAACGCTTGTAAGCCTCTTGCACTGGGCCTTCGCCCTATGGGGCGCAGCTGTCGCCGTGACCCCCTTGCCTATTGCCGCTCAGTTGATCCTCGTCCTGGCCCCGCAACTGATCTGGACAGGCTTCACCCTGCATCGGGCACGGGCGCATGATCTGGGCAAATGGTGA
- a CDS encoding GNAT family N-acetyltransferase yields MTREFDTTNLCFRLPARQDFEALADMRADPVVTRYTGGQPASRNESWDRLIRYRGYWGILGYGYWCVRERLTGHFVGTIGFGEARRGIEPSLDGYPEAGWVLASWCHGSGYGGEGVAAALDWLDTQTDHRVARCIIDPDNLASMKLARRHGFRPLARTHYLGSVIDVLERQRGGVTICPDHAPVPDAG; encoded by the coding sequence ATGACGCGCGAGTTCGACACGACTAATCTGTGTTTTCGGCTTCCTGCCCGGCAGGATTTCGAGGCGCTTGCGGACATGCGCGCCGACCCGGTCGTGACACGCTATACAGGCGGTCAGCCTGCGTCGCGCAATGAGTCCTGGGACCGGCTGATACGGTATCGTGGGTACTGGGGAATACTCGGTTACGGCTATTGGTGCGTGAGGGAACGCCTTACCGGGCATTTTGTCGGTACGATCGGGTTCGGCGAGGCAAGGCGGGGAATCGAGCCGTCACTCGATGGCTATCCCGAGGCTGGCTGGGTGCTCGCCTCATGGTGTCATGGCAGCGGGTATGGGGGTGAGGGTGTGGCCGCCGCTCTGGACTGGCTCGATACCCAGACCGATCACCGGGTCGCTCGCTGCATCATCGATCCGGATAATCTGGCCTCCATGAAGCTGGCCAGGCGGCATGGCTTCAGGCCGCTGGCCCGAACCCATTATCTGGGCTCTGTCATCGACGTCCTCGAACGTCAGCGTGGCGGCGTCACCATTTGCCCAGATCATGCGCCCGTGCCCGATGCAGGGTGA
- a CDS encoding MarR family transcriptional regulator, whose protein sequence is MAQAQNDQMLNLLRDTIVSLVRKDGPDLSARQLGVFLTCYLQDGAHTVRGLAQELNVSKPAITRALDRLGELDLARRKVDPLDRRSVLVQRTLKGSAFLREMRSLMSEASGTVKPAAKTGRGTVERMTVRRIAG, encoded by the coding sequence ATGGCCCAGGCACAGAATGACCAGATGCTCAACCTTCTTCGTGACACGATCGTTTCGCTCGTGCGCAAGGACGGTCCTGATCTCTCCGCGCGCCAGCTCGGCGTTTTTCTAACCTGCTACCTGCAGGATGGCGCCCACACGGTTCGCGGTCTGGCACAGGAACTCAATGTCTCCAAGCCTGCCATCACCCGTGCTCTTGATCGTCTGGGTGAGCTCGATCTGGCGCGTCGCAAGGTCGATCCGCTCGATCGCCGCTCGGTTCTCGTGCAGCGCACACTCAAGGGCTCGGCTTTCCTTCGTGAAATGCGCTCGCTCATGAGCGAGGCTTCGGGCACGGTCAAGCCGGCTGCCAAGACCGGTCGCGGCACGGTTGAGCGTATGACCGTGCGTCGCATTGCTGGCTGA
- a CDS encoding leucyl aminopeptidase family protein, with the protein MRNPEELCLTTSADAARLLHIVPVGQDLEALLHGHGAALREMAGEPLAGRLYLVPGAAGVSHAIYLDDPQSCDAARFGVLATGLPPGDWVPSVAPDYTGLRPGIMQDVMLGFCMGAYHYAIGPASENTVRLVLPPECDTGRAVALAQATWLGRDLVNMPANLLGPVELAQRAEAVARLHNASSEIISAEALERAYPCLAAVGSGSDRPAQVFRMTWQGSAAGADAPLLSLVGKGVCFDTGGYDIKPASGMLRMKKDMGGAALMLSLAHVIMAQDLPLRLELRLGCVENSISGHAMRPGDILTTRAGLTVEVGNTDAEGRLVLSDLLTEACESRPDWLLDAATLTGAARVALGPDLPALFCNDPEWSQILLESGHETGDAMWQLPLWHGYDAWLRRKNAHLGNVTDKPMAGAITAALFLQHFVEPTVKWAHIDTYAWNDGARTGRPEGGETLALRALTIATLRMINERVGSGSA; encoded by the coding sequence ATGCGCAACCCCGAAGAGCTTTGCCTGACGACGAGCGCCGACGCGGCGAGACTCCTCCATATCGTGCCTGTCGGGCAGGATCTCGAGGCATTGCTTCATGGACACGGCGCCGCCCTGCGCGAAATGGCCGGGGAGCCTCTGGCAGGACGTCTTTATCTCGTCCCCGGCGCGGCGGGCGTCAGTCACGCAATCTATCTGGATGATCCGCAATCATGCGATGCCGCGCGGTTCGGTGTGCTGGCCACGGGCTTGCCCCCCGGTGACTGGGTTCCTTCTGTCGCACCCGATTATACCGGGTTGCGCCCGGGGATTATGCAGGATGTGATGCTGGGCTTTTGCATGGGGGCGTATCACTACGCGATAGGCCCGGCGAGCGAGAATACGGTGCGCCTGGTTCTGCCTCCAGAGTGCGATACAGGTCGCGCCGTCGCGCTTGCTCAGGCGACATGGCTCGGCCGCGATCTGGTGAATATGCCTGCCAATCTGCTAGGGCCGGTGGAGTTGGCGCAAAGGGCTGAGGCTGTGGCCCGACTTCACAACGCTTCGAGCGAGATCATAAGCGCCGAGGCTCTTGAGCGGGCCTATCCCTGCCTTGCGGCTGTAGGCTCGGGGTCAGATCGCCCGGCGCAAGTGTTCAGGATGACATGGCAGGGCAGCGCTGCCGGAGCCGATGCGCCGCTGCTCTCTCTGGTTGGCAAGGGCGTCTGCTTCGACACTGGCGGATATGACATCAAGCCCGCGAGCGGCATGCTGCGCATGAAAAAGGATATGGGTGGCGCTGCCCTGATGCTGTCTCTGGCGCATGTGATCATGGCGCAAGACCTTCCATTGCGTCTGGAATTGCGTCTTGGCTGCGTCGAAAACAGCATCTCCGGCCATGCCATGAGGCCGGGCGATATTCTGACGACGCGCGCAGGCCTGACGGTTGAGGTGGGTAATACCGATGCTGAGGGGCGCCTGGTGCTTAGCGACTTGCTGACCGAGGCTTGCGAGTCCCGACCTGACTGGCTGCTGGATGCGGCGACTCTGACGGGTGCGGCCCGTGTCGCGCTGGGCCCTGACTTGCCTGCGCTGTTCTGTAACGATCCGGAATGGTCGCAGATTTTGCTCGAATCAGGTCATGAGACCGGCGATGCCATGTGGCAATTGCCACTCTGGCATGGCTACGACGCATGGCTCCGCCGCAAAAATGCCCATCTTGGCAATGTGACGGACAAACCGATGGCGGGGGCGATTACGGCCGCCCTGTTCCTTCAGCATTTCGTCGAACCCACTGTAAAATGGGCACATATAGACACTTATGCCTGGAATGACGGCGCAAGAACCGGGCGTCCAGAGGGGGGAGAGACACTCGCCCTGCGTGCTCTGACAATCGCAACATTACGAATGATTAATGAAAGAGTAGGGTCGGGCTCAGCTTAG
- a CDS encoding helicase-related protein: MKSQLHLMPRRIRAVLGPTNTGKTHYALERMLAHESGIIGFPLRLLARENYERMVRLKGARHVALITGEEKIVPPDAKWFSCTTEAMPLTRKVEFVAVDEIQLSSDPDRGHVFTDRLLNARGNVETLFLGAETMRPLLQRLVPGIEIDTRPRLSSLVHTGHTKLSRLPARSAIVAFSAAEVYAIAEIIRRRRGGCAIIMGQLSPRTRNAQVELYQNKDVDYLVATDAIGMGLNMDVNHVALASLTKFDGASLRPLTAQECAQIAGRAGRGMKDGTFGTTAEARPMSESLVDAIEAHRFDPVERVSWRNAALDFTSPDALYASLNASPPKRGLVAGRPASDVLTLESLSGERDIREAARGRKATALLWEVCQIPDFRKLGDDSHVRLCHRLFMHLLQDGGIPGAWFDAHISGFSRLDGDIDTLMHRLTGIRICAYVAARSDWSDRATHWQERTREVEDLLSDALHERLTARFVDRRATSLLRRLDSDGTRDLLSAVTREGQVIVEGHAVGTIEGFTLKPDREEALPERKLMLRAGRRALLHEIPRRVQALVSASDDTLSLDATNGHIAWDGVVIARLARGTALLAPSVQILGGEFADTKQRDLVQERLTAFAATHIRTTLAPLYALAAQPRPTPALRGLTHRLMEYGGVAPLMPGEPASHGTQVLGHLRRLGILFVPQGVFMPVLLKPAAMTLRSLLLGLWHRHASQNPDARQITIALPGTAPIASAGWAWAGGNWMRLDRVEKLLGEVHRLTRQGPCPVPNDLAQRYGLNKTQLPEILSGLGIRLRVAAPLSSGQFGPPAPLMLSAVKPLAKHRRHSGKRAPARPAPPSDSPFAALARLGLGGR, encoded by the coding sequence ATGAAGTCCCAGCTCCATCTCATGCCCCGCCGAATTCGTGCCGTGCTGGGACCGACCAATACCGGCAAGACCCATTATGCGCTCGAGCGCATGCTGGCGCATGAATCTGGCATTATCGGCTTCCCCCTGCGTCTGCTGGCGCGCGAAAATTACGAGCGCATGGTGCGCCTCAAGGGCGCGCGCCATGTGGCGCTCATCACGGGTGAGGAAAAAATCGTTCCCCCCGATGCAAAGTGGTTTTCCTGCACGACTGAGGCCATGCCCCTCACGCGCAAGGTCGAGTTCGTGGCCGTGGACGAGATCCAGCTCAGCAGCGACCCCGATCGTGGGCACGTCTTCACTGACCGGCTGCTGAATGCGCGTGGCAATGTGGAGACCCTGTTCCTCGGTGCGGAAACCATGCGCCCTCTTCTGCAACGCCTTGTGCCCGGCATCGAGATCGACACGCGCCCTCGCCTATCGAGTCTGGTCCATACGGGTCATACCAAACTCTCGCGGCTCCCTGCCCGCTCGGCCATCGTCGCGTTCTCGGCTGCCGAGGTCTACGCCATTGCGGAGATCATACGACGTCGACGGGGCGGATGCGCGATCATCATGGGGCAGCTCTCGCCGCGCACCCGCAATGCACAGGTCGAGCTCTATCAGAACAAGGATGTTGATTATCTCGTTGCGACCGATGCCATAGGCATGGGGCTGAACATGGACGTGAACCATGTTGCGCTGGCATCGCTCACAAAGTTCGACGGCGCCTCGCTTCGGCCACTGACAGCCCAGGAATGTGCCCAGATTGCCGGTCGCGCCGGGCGCGGCATGAAGGATGGCACATTCGGCACGACTGCCGAGGCACGTCCGATGTCAGAGTCGCTCGTCGATGCGATTGAAGCGCACCGCTTTGACCCGGTCGAGCGTGTGAGCTGGCGCAATGCGGCTCTCGATTTTACCTCCCCCGACGCCCTTTATGCGAGCCTCAACGCATCACCACCCAAACGCGGTCTGGTGGCGGGCCGCCCTGCTTCCGATGTGCTGACGCTCGAGAGCCTTTCGGGTGAGCGCGATATCCGCGAGGCAGCGCGAGGCAGGAAGGCCACAGCCCTGCTATGGGAAGTGTGCCAGATTCCCGATTTTCGTAAACTGGGTGACGATTCCCATGTGCGGTTGTGCCATCGTCTCTTCATGCATCTCCTGCAGGATGGAGGCATCCCTGGCGCGTGGTTCGACGCCCATATTTCCGGGTTTTCGCGCCTCGATGGCGATATCGACACGCTGATGCATCGCCTTACCGGCATCAGGATCTGTGCCTATGTGGCGGCGCGCAGTGACTGGAGCGATCGGGCAACCCATTGGCAGGAACGCACCCGAGAAGTCGAGGATCTGCTGTCAGACGCGCTGCATGAACGCCTGACAGCCCGGTTTGTCGATCGGCGCGCCACATCCCTCCTGCGTCGTCTCGATAGTGACGGCACACGGGACCTGCTTTCTGCCGTGACCCGTGAGGGGCAGGTGATTGTCGAGGGCCACGCCGTCGGCACCATAGAGGGTTTCACCCTGAAGCCCGATCGCGAAGAGGCCCTTCCCGAACGCAAGCTTATGCTGCGTGCAGGACGGCGTGCGCTGCTGCACGAAATTCCGCGACGCGTGCAGGCCCTTGTCTCCGCCTCCGACGACACCCTCTCGCTGGATGCGACCAATGGCCATATTGCCTGGGACGGCGTGGTTATCGCGCGCCTCGCCCGTGGCACAGCTCTCCTCGCGCCTTCCGTACAAATTCTGGGTGGGGAATTTGCTGACACGAAGCAGCGCGATCTCGTTCAGGAGAGGCTCACGGCGTTCGCAGCTACCCATATCCGCACGACGCTGGCCCCTCTATACGCGCTGGCTGCGCAGCCCCGCCCTACGCCTGCCCTGCGCGGCCTCACCCATCGCCTGATGGAATACGGTGGTGTTGCCCCCCTGATGCCTGGCGAACCCGCCAGCCACGGAACGCAGGTGCTTGGCCACCTGCGACGTCTGGGGATCCTGTTCGTCCCGCAGGGCGTCTTCATGCCTGTCTTGCTCAAGCCTGCCGCCATGACCCTGCGCTCGTTGTTGCTCGGTCTGTGGCATCGCCACGCCAGTCAGAACCCTGACGCCCGGCAGATAACGATTGCCCTCCCGGGCACAGCGCCAATTGCCTCTGCGGGCTGGGCCTGGGCTGGCGGAAACTGGATGCGGCTGGATCGTGTGGAAAAGCTGCTGGGCGAGGTGCATCGCCTGACACGACAAGGCCCCTGCCCCGTGCCGAACGATCTCGCGCAGCGCTACGGGCTGAACAAGACACAGCTACCGGAGATTTTGTCCGGACTGGGCATACGCCTGCGCGTGGCTGCACCTTTGTCGTCAGGGCAATTCGGGCCGCCCGCGCCCCTCATGCTTTCGGCGGTGAAACCATTGGCAAAACACCGCCGTCATTCGGGCAAGCGAGCGCCCGCAAGGCCCGCTCCCCCCTCTGACAGCCCCTTCGCCGCGCTGGCCCGGCTGGGTCTGGGCGGGAGATGA
- a CDS encoding RNA-binding S4 domain-containing protein yields the protein MSDAERDYQRLDLWLWHARVCRQRQDCAALVEKGRIRINRQVTTKPHSKIRVGDVLGLPGHPRPEVRIWRVLALAERRGSATEAALLYEVIGED from the coding sequence ATGTCTGATGCGGAGCGTGATTATCAGCGGCTCGATCTGTGGCTGTGGCATGCCCGGGTGTGCCGCCAGCGGCAGGATTGCGCCGCGCTGGTGGAAAAAGGACGCATCAGGATCAATCGTCAGGTAACGACAAAGCCCCATAGCAAGATACGTGTGGGCGATGTGTTGGGACTCCCCGGTCATCCGCGCCCCGAGGTCCGTATCTGGCGTGTTCTCGCCCTCGCCGAACGCCGGGGTTCTGCCACCGAGGCCGCCCTGCTTTACGAGGTTATTGGCGAGGACTGA
- the fdxA gene encoding ferredoxin FdxA, whose amino-acid sequence MAYVVTENCIRCKYTDCVEVCPVDCFYAGENFLVINPDECIDCGVCEPECPAEAIVPDSDDRATPWLEVNSKYAAVWPNITRKIDAMPDADEWKDKPGKDAMLSPEPHKD is encoded by the coding sequence ATGGCCTATGTGGTCACCGAAAACTGCATACGCTGCAAATACACGGATTGCGTTGAAGTCTGTCCGGTTGACTGCTTCTATGCAGGCGAGAACTTCCTCGTAATCAACCCCGATGAGTGCATCGATTGTGGCGTTTGCGAACCCGAATGCCCTGCTGAGGCCATTGTGCCCGACAGCGACGACCGTGCGACGCCGTGGCTCGAGGTTAACAGCAAATATGCTGCCGTGTGGCCCAACATCACACGCAAGATCGACGCCATGCCGGATGCCGATGAGTGGAAAGATAAACCCGGCAAGGATGCCATGCTCTCGCCGGAGCCGCACAAGGACTGA